The following proteins come from a genomic window of Drosophila sulfurigaster albostrigata strain 15112-1811.04 chromosome X, ASM2355843v2, whole genome shotgun sequence:
- the LOC133848578 gene encoding merozoite surface protein 2-like isoform X1 has protein sequence MRASIIIVLVALAAIAAVDARKLRGQGDQQGGPQGGPQGGPQGGPQGGPQGGPWGPNNSSSTSTTTSTTESSSDSTTTTEASTSTVAADETTTVAA, from the exons atgcgTGCTTCAATCATCATCGTCCTGGTTGCTCTGGCTGCTatcgctgctgttgatgctcgCAAGCTTAGAGGTCAAGGTGACCAACAAGGAG GTCCTCAGGGAGGTCCTCAGGGAGGTCCTCAAGGAGGTCCCCAGGGAGGTCCCCAGGGCGGTCCATGGGGTCCTAACAACAGTTCTAGCACCAGCACCACCACCAGCACTACGGAATCCAGCTCTGACAGCACAACCACAACTGAGGCCTCAACCTCAACAGTCGCTGCCGATGAGACCACCACAGTCGCTGCATAA
- the LOC133848576 gene encoding tenecin-3-like isoform X2 encodes MRASIIIVLVALAAIAAVDAQRFGRRQGRQGGQQGGPQGGPQGGPQGGPQGGPQGGPQGGPWGPWGPNNSSSTSTTTSTTESSSDSTTTTEASTSTTTVASDESTTVAA; translated from the exons atgcgTGCTTCAATCATTATCGTTCTGGTTGCTCTGGCTGCTATCGCCGCTGTTGATGCTCAAAGATTTGGACGTCGTCAGGGTCGTCAAGGTGGACAGCAAGGAGGTCCCCAAGGCGGTCCCCAGGGAGGTCCTCAAGGAGGCCCCCAGGGAGGTCCTCAGGGAG GTCCTCAGGGCGGTCCATGGGGTCCATGGGGTCCCAACAACAGTTCCAGCACTAGCACCACCACCAGCACTACGGAATCCAGCTCTGACAGCACAACCACAACCGAAGCCTCAACCTCAACCACAACTGTGGCTTCAGATGAGAGTACCACAGTTGCTGCCTAA
- the LOC133848575 gene encoding merozoite surface protein 2-like: protein MLNCYSTQLPQRISGNRLVNDRDFCSKKRHHSVLHLENTKMRTSIIFVLVALTAIVAADAHKLRGNQGGQQGGQQGGSQGSQQGGQQGGAQGGPLGGPQGGPWGPNNSTTTTEASDTDSTTTEASTSTVVADETTTVAT from the exons ATGCTCAACTGCTACTCAACTCAACTACCTCAACGCATTTCAGGCAATCGCTTAGTAAACGATCGCGATTTTTGTTCTAA GAAAAGACATCATTCAGTTTTACATCtggaaaataccaaaatgcgTACTTCAATCATCTTTGTCCTGGTTGCTCTGACTGCTatcgttgctgctgatgctcaCAAGCTAAGAGGCAATCAGGGAGGCCAGCAAGGCGGACAACAAGGTGGATCCCAGGGTAGTCAACAAGGTGGCCAGCAGGGCGGCGCTCAGGGAGGTCCTCTGGGAGGTCCCCAGGGTGGTCCATGGGGTCCTAACAACAGCACCACCACCACTGAAGCCAGCGATACTGACAGTACCACAACCGAAGCCTCAACCTCAACAGTCGTTGCCGATGAGACCACGACCGTTGCTACTTAA
- the LOC133848577 gene encoding tenecin-3-like has translation MRASIIIVLVAVAAIVAADAHKLRGNQGGQQGGQQGGSQGGQQGGQQAGPQGGPQGGPQGGPQGGPQGGPQGGPQGGPWGPNNSSSTSTTTSTTESSSDSTTTTEASTSTVAADETTTFAA, from the exons atgcgTGCTTCAATCATCATTGTCCtggttgctgtggctgctatcgttgctgctgatgctcaCAAGCTAAGAGGCAATCAGGGAGGCCAGCAAGGCGGACAACAAGGTGGATCCCAGGGTGGTCAACAAGGTGGACAGCAGGCCGGTCCTCAGGGAG GTCCCCAGGGAGGTCCTCAGGGAGGTCCCCAGGGAGGTCCCCAGGGAGGTCCCCAGGGAGGTCCCCAGGGCGGTCCATGGGGTCCTAACAACAGTTCTAGCACCAGCACCACCACCAGCACTACGGAATCCAGCTCTGACAGCACAACCACAACTGAGGCCTCAACCTCAACAGTCGCTGCCGATGAGACCACCACATTCGCTGCATAA
- the LOC133848578 gene encoding uncharacterized protein LOC133848578 isoform X2 produces the protein MRASIIIVLVALAAIAAVDARKLRGQGDQQGGPQGGPQGGPWGPNNSSSTSTTTSTTESSSDSTTTTEASTSTVAADETTTVAA, from the exons atgcgTGCTTCAATCATCATCGTCCTGGTTGCTCTGGCTGCTatcgctgctgttgatgctcgCAAGCTTAGAGGTCAAGGTGACCAACAAGGAGGTCCCCAGGGAG GTCCCCAGGGCGGTCCATGGGGTCCTAACAACAGTTCTAGCACCAGCACCACCACCAGCACTACGGAATCCAGCTCTGACAGCACAACCACAACTGAGGCCTCAACCTCAACAGTCGCTGCCGATGAGACCACCACAGTCGCTGCATAA
- the LOC133848576 gene encoding tenecin-3-like isoform X1 → MRASIIIVLVALAAIAAVDAQRFGRRQGRQGGQQGGPQGGPQGGPQGGPQGGPQGGPQGGPQGGPQGGPQGGPWGPWGPNNSSSTSTTTSTTESSSDSTTTTEASTSTTTVASDESTTVAA, encoded by the exons atgcgTGCTTCAATCATTATCGTTCTGGTTGCTCTGGCTGCTATCGCCGCTGTTGATGCTCAAAGATTTGGACGTCGTCAGGGTCGTCAAGGTGGACAGCAAGGAGGTCCCCAAGGCGGTCCCCAGGGAG GTCCCCAAGGCGGTCCTCAAGGAGGTCCTCAAGGAGGTCCACAAGGAGGTCCTCAGGGAGGTCCCCAGGGAGGTCCTCAGGGCGGTCCATGGGGTCCATGGGGTCCCAACAACAGTTCCAGCACTAGCACCACCACCAGCACTACGGAATCCAGCTCTGACAGCACAACCACAACCGAAGCCTCAACCTCAACCACAACTGTGGCTTCAGATGAGAGTACCACAGTTGCTGCCTAA
- the LOC133848576 gene encoding uncharacterized protein LOC133848576 isoform X3: MRASIIIVLVALAAIAAVDAQRFGRRQGRQGGQQGGPQGGPWGPWGPNNSSSTSTTTSTTESSSDSTTTTEASTSTTTVASDESTTVAA; encoded by the exons atgcgTGCTTCAATCATTATCGTTCTGGTTGCTCTGGCTGCTATCGCCGCTGTTGATGCTCAAAGATTTGGACGTCGTCAGGGTCGTCAAGGTGGACAGCAAGGAG GTCCTCAGGGCGGTCCATGGGGTCCATGGGGTCCCAACAACAGTTCCAGCACTAGCACCACCACCAGCACTACGGAATCCAGCTCTGACAGCACAACCACAACCGAAGCCTCAACCTCAACCACAACTGTGGCTTCAGATGAGAGTACCACAGTTGCTGCCTAA